TGCACCTCGCGCGCCGCCTCCAACGACGCATTGAAACCCAGACGGGACTGGAGCTGCCCCTGGGGCTTCTCGACGTGACCATGTACCGGGACGACGTCCGCCTGCGGCTGGAGCAGCCCGACATTCAGACCACACGCATTCCGTTCGACGTGACGGACCGGGAGCTCGTGCTCGTCGACGACGTGGTGTTCACCGGCCGGACCGGGCGCGCCGCCCTCGATGCCCTGATGGATCGGGGCCGCCCCGCCACCATTCAGTTCCTCACCATCATCGACCGCCGGCATCGCGAGCTCCCCATCTCAGTGGACATCGTGGGGCGCGAGGTGCCCACCCTGCCCGGCGAGGAAGTGCGGGTTCGCGTCGAAGAGGTCGACGCGAAGGACGGGGTGTGGCTGGTCAACACCCCTGCATCCCGCCC
This is a stretch of genomic DNA from Salinibacter grassmerensis. It encodes these proteins:
- the pyrR gene encoding bifunctional pyr operon transcriptional regulator/uracil phosphoribosyltransferase PyrR, coding for MSSDDRIKAHLMTAQDLGRTLDRMAQQIIERFDPETAASPTDTFALVGMQTRGVHLARRLQRRIETQTGLELPLGLLDVTMYRDDVRLRLEQPDIQTTRIPFDVTDRELVLVDDVVFTGRTGRAALDALMDRGRPATIQFLTIIDRRHRELPISVDIVGREVPTLPGEEVRVRVEEVDAKDGVWLVNTPASRPSADDER